A genomic segment from Nicotiana sylvestris chromosome 1, ASM39365v2, whole genome shotgun sequence encodes:
- the LOC138873123 gene encoding uncharacterized protein codes for MDPLKYIFQKPMPIGKLDKWQILLSEFDIVYVTQKAIKGHALADHLAENLVDGEYEPLKTYFLDEEVSFKGEDIAESYDGWRMFFDGAANFKGVSIGVVIVSETGQHYLVSAKLRFMCTNNMAEYEACILPLKMAIDMNIQELPVIGDFDLLTHQVREEWETKNSKILPYLHHVQELRKKFTKTEFKHVPKIQNDFADALATLSSMIQHPDKNFI; via the coding sequence atggatcctttgaagtacatcttccagaagcccatgcctattGGCAAGCTagacaagtggcaaatcctgttaagtgaatttgacattgtctacgtaactcagaaggcaatcaagggacatgcactagcagatcaccttgccgaGAAtctcgtggatggagaatacgaacccctgaaaacgtattttcttgacgaagaggtatccttcaaaggagaagacattgcagaatcctatgatggttggagaatgtttttcgatggagcggcaaacttcaaaggagttagCATAGGAGTAGTcatagtatcagaaaccggtcagcattatctggtgtctgccaaactcaggttcatgtgcaccaacaacatggctgaatatgaagcttgcatcttaccacttaaaatggccattgacatgaacattcaagagttgccagTGATTGGAGATTTTGACTTACTTacacatcaggtacgagaagaatgggaaaccaagaactccaagatactcccatatctgcatcatgtacaggaattgagaaagaagttcacaaagacagaattcaaGCATGTTCCCAAAATCCAGAATGATTTCGCTGACGCATTGGCTACTCTGTcgtctatgatacaacatccagacaagaatttcatttga
- the LOC138873129 gene encoding uncharacterized protein, which yields MANMVGQVLESHDITFHVDELPPERLRHNKALHITVQYEDYFITRILIDGGSSLNICPLVTLKKLGKRLHEIKDGAINVKAFDGSQRSTIGEISLCLQIGSTWFDVDFQVIDVPASYNLLLGRPWIHAAGAVASTLHQVVKFEWNQ from the coding sequence atggctaacatggtaggacaggtgTTGGAGAGCCATGATATCACTTTTCATGTGGATGAGCTGCCTCCCGAGAGGCTAaggcacaacaaggcattgcacattaCCGTGCAATACGAGGACTATTTCATCACTAGGATCCTGATCGACGGGGGTtctagcctcaacatttgtccactggtaacactcaagaagttaggTAAACGACTAcacgagataaaagatggagctatcaatgtgaaagctttcgatggatcccaaaggtccactattggggagattagtctatgcttgcaaattgggtcaacctggttcgatgttgatttccaggtgatagatgtgccaGCATCCTATAATctactgttgggacgaccatggattcatgccgctggggccgtagcatcaacactgcatcaggtcgtaaagttcgaatggaatcaatag